The Canis lupus familiaris isolate Mischka breed German Shepherd chromosome 1, alternate assembly UU_Cfam_GSD_1.0, whole genome shotgun sequence DNA window TGAAATCAACTTTTTAAGCAGGAGGTAAGACTGGAACAATTTAAAAGGCATATTCAGGCATTTAATGAACACTGTTTACTGGATGGCTAGGGCAGAGATGGACAGTAGATGGATTCAGGAGAGTGGGATCACATTGGTAAGACCTGCTGATGTTTTGGATGTGAGGAGTAGGGGAAGGGCAGTGTCAGTGATGGATTTCAAATGGCTTGAAAGAGCAGATGGATAATGTtatccctgggggtggggagctttTAGGGAGTAAATAAGGAGGAAACAgatcatgagtttatttttggctTAACATTTGTGCTTCTCATTGCTCCCCACAAGTAAAAATTcatgacagaaaaaaatcaaagatttttctGCACaagttaaattctttttcttttttgttttcccattttccagTGTGTAGCACACatatacagtaggtgcttaataagtgtTTTCTGAATTGTTGAATTAAGAAATTGGAAGAGTTGAAACGCAGTTTTAATGTTACGTGTATCTGCTCTCCTTTTCTTAGGATGGCTGGCTGTGGTGAAGTTGATCACTCGATAAACATGCTTCCTACGAACAGGAAAGCGAATGAGTCCTGTTCTAACACTGCGCCTTCGCTCACTGTCCCTGAATGTGCCATTTGCCTGCAGACCTGCGTCCACCCCGTCAGTCTCCCGTGTAAGCATGTGTTCTGCTATCTGTGTGTAAAGGGAGCTTCATGGCTTGGAAAGCGATGTGCCCTGTGTCGACAAGAAATTCCTGAAGATTTCCTTGACAAGCCAACCTTACTGTCCCCAGAAGAACTCAAGGCAGCAAGTCGAGGAAACGGTGAATATGCGTGGTATTACGAAGGAAGAAATGGGTGGTGGCAGTATGACGAGCGCACTAGTAGAGAGTTGGAAGATGCTTTTTCCAAAGGTAAAAAGAGCACTGAAATGTTAATTGCTGGGTTTCTGTATGTTGCTGATCTTGAAAATATGGTTCAATACAGGAGAAATGAGCACGGACGTCGCAGGAAGATTAAGCGGGATATAATAGATATACCAAAGAAGGGAGTAGCTGGACTTAGGCTGGACTGTGACTCCAGCACGGTCAACCTAGCGAGAGAGAGCTCTGCCGACGGAGCGGACAGCGTGCCAGCGCAGAGTGGAGCTTCTGTTCAGCCCCTGGCGTCTTCTGCGAGGCCCCCAGCATCGGTGGATGGTCCCTTAACAAGCCCTGCCACGCCGTCCCCGGATGCGAGCACTTCTCTGGAAGACTCTTTTGCTCATTTGCACCTCGGTGGAGACAGCATAGCTGAAAGGAGTCACaggggggaaggagaagaggatcACGAGTCGCCGTCCTCGGGCAGGGTCCCCGCACCAGACACCTCCGTGGAGGAGACCGAGTCCGATGCCAGTAGTGAAAGCGAGGAAGTACCTGCGCTTGGTGCACAGCACTCCTTGACCCACCAGAGACTTTTGGTTCCTAGTGTAAACCAGACAGTATCTGATAGATCAGATCGATCGGGGACTGATCGACCAGTCGCAGGGGGTGGAACAGTGAATGCTGGTGTCCGGTCTAGAAGACCTGATGGCCAGTGCACAGTAACTGAAGTTTAAATACGACAGTCTTCAGCTCCAGGCTCAAAGTTAAGGCAGCGCTCTGTAAATTTCTGCCCACGTAACATACTCGTCCCTGGTAGTGCGTTGTTGGGAGCTGGGGGGGGAAGGGGTGTGGGGAGGACAGACCTGTAATTAAAATGTCTAACGTGTCTCTGTTGaggaatttatttaatataaggaACTTGGCGTTAATAGTTGAGAGCTGTTTAGTAATAACCCAGTTTTCTTGAGGTctgtttattttatagtttttaaaagtttcttcagTTCCTTTGGCCAGCGTGTGTGTATTATCTGTGCATTAACAGTCCTCATCTGACTCTTGCATTGTGTCTTACTTTTCTGCATGGATTGACGTAAAACCATTACTAAAATCTGGCACCTCTGAGGTGTCTGGTATCGGTATGAGCAGGAAGCTTAATGTGAGAATAGATGTGAATTCGggattttaaaatagatgaataacAACTATTAAATAGTAAAGTTACCGAAATGGAAGTGTAAAGAAAACAGCTAATAACTCCTGTTTCAGAATCTTGTCTGTAACATACTCCATGGCATTTCCCATAGGCTCTGCTGTCTGGTCCTTGTAGTTTGAGGTTTCTCTTgacctgcatttttctttttgattacagaatt harbors:
- the RNF146 gene encoding E3 ubiquitin-protein ligase RNF146 isoform X1 yields the protein MMAGCGEVDHSINMLPTNRKANESCSNTAPSLTVPECAICLQTCVHPVSLPCKHVFCYLCVKGASWLGKRCALCRQEIPEDFLDKPTLLSPEELKAASRGNGEYAWYYEGRNGWWQYDERTSRELEDAFSKGKKSTEMLIAGFLYVADLENMVQYRRNEHGRRRKIKRDIIDIPKKGVAGLRLDCDSSTVNLARESSADGADSVPAQSGASVQPLASSARPPASVDGPLTSPATPSPDASTSLEDSFAHLHLGGDSIAERSHRGEGEEDHESPSSGRVPAPDTSVEETESDASSESEEVPALGAQHSLTHQRLLVPSVNQTVSDRSDRSGTDRPVAGGGTVNAGVRSRRPDGQCTVTEV
- the RNF146 gene encoding E3 ubiquitin-protein ligase RNF146 isoform X2, which encodes MAGCGEVDHSINMLPTNRKANESCSNTAPSLTVPECAICLQTCVHPVSLPCKHVFCYLCVKGASWLGKRCALCRQEIPEDFLDKPTLLSPEELKAASRGNGEYAWYYEGRNGWWQYDERTSRELEDAFSKGKKSTEMLIAGFLYVADLENMVQYRRNEHGRRRKIKRDIIDIPKKGVAGLRLDCDSSTVNLARESSADGADSVPAQSGASVQPLASSARPPASVDGPLTSPATPSPDASTSLEDSFAHLHLGGDSIAERSHRGEGEEDHESPSSGRVPAPDTSVEETESDASSESEEVPALGAQHSLTHQRLLVPSVNQTVSDRSDRSGTDRPVAGGGTVNAGVRSRRPDGQCTVTEV